In the Acropora muricata isolate sample 2 chromosome 10, ASM3666990v1, whole genome shotgun sequence genome, one interval contains:
- the LOC136931052 gene encoding uncharacterized protein → MSNLELSVPYEDQVLNINGNPITLEDILEDTSLYINSSLFPTPKDSAFPILDLPCPAEDAKANVTVLDLKAVYEKGQSRRKANSEQRLLNADVNLTATSQKQIQGICAYVERCPEAARILQDLNGRVPIDVTFSKKDPFQPIFLVNLDSVYVSHKGIKVYELSRVKGEERNIFRLIVVLHFLDGTTKEFTSKNFQVQSKKNQKTGQEEDSSSDHGYFGTPSPEHKRKRAKIEEPSPLGSLSSDLNSDSGIITAEVVTDRLEANSALIHQLQVEKPIVTQRGDIAYHFPMNKSDLDVALGEGDVIGFFGDPHEKTHIEKLTYFNAFKAKMAGVVSRSAYLEAKTPADDEEKAISDLVCVIGMVNVKVLGQVKNGERIYASMEHPGVAIPQSRVCDAVLKDAFLLGQTLTGQDAGPGEVSLVQSFVSVMLSISSSHVTRAVGDLREHVKEDLKNEVKQIKRKCVRGLGRWLLAGFIFAVLLAVLLYQLFAPGSELRYYRCRQGSIKGSEMWFTFTTHDVQIPRVHGIEFTFEKLKEKMDLTFGEMKFTDAHYYLNLDRCAYGGIRLVGSPIDGKEMVRGAEILAVNHNCTIVYYHSKKWTPYKSGRDIVCKFHT, encoded by the exons CGTTTCCTATCCTGGATCTTCCCTGCCCTGCTGAGGACGCCAAAGCAAATGTAACTGTTTTGGATTTAAAAGCTGTGTACGAAAAAGGACAAAGTCGACGCAAAGCGAACTCAGAACAAAGGCTATTGAATGCAGATGTCAACCTAACGGCAACTTCACAAAAGCAAATACAG GGAATTTGTGCTTACGTGGAGAGATGTCCCGAGGCAGCGAGAATTCTGCAAGACTTAAATGGTCGTGTCCCAATCGATGTTACGTTTAGCAAGAAAGACCCATTTCAGCCTATTTTCTTAGTTAATCTTGATTCAGTTTACGTGTCTCATAAAGGAATCAAAGTGTATGAACTTTCTCGTGTAAAAGGCGAAGAGAGGAATATCTTCCGTTTAATAGTTGTGCTCCATTTTTTGGATGGAACCACAAAAGAGTTTACTAGCAAAAATTTCCAGGTGCAAAGCAAAAAGAACCAGAAAACCGGCCAAG AGGAAGATTCCAGTAGTGACCATGGATACTTTGGTACGCCAAGTCCagaacacaaaagaaaaagagcaaaga TTGAAGAGCCCAGTCCTTTGGGGAGCCTTAGCAGTGACCTCAATAGCGACAGTG GTATCATCACCGCTGAAGTAGTCACAGATCGTCTGGAAGCTAACTCTGCCTTAATCCACCAGCTTCAAGTTGAGAAACCTATCGTAACGCAGAGGGGAGATATTGCGTACCATTTCCCAATGAATAAGTCTGACCTAGACGTTGCTCTTGGAGAAGGTGACGTAATTGGGTTTTTCGGTGATCCACACGAGAAAACTCATATCGAGAAATTAACATATTTCAATGCATTTAAAGCCAAGATGGCGGGAGTTGTTAGCAGGTCGGCATATCTGGAGGCCAAGACACCAGCTGATGACGAAGAAAAAG CGATTAGCGATCTTGTCTGTGTGATTGGTATGGTGAACGTTAAAGTTCTCGGTCAAGTGAAAAACGGCGAGCGAATTTACGCATCAATGGAACATCCGGGAGTTGCTATTCCCCAGAGCCGCGTGTGTGATGCTGTACTTAAAGACGCGTTTCTGCTCGGTCAAACGCTGACCGGACAAGATGCAGGCCCTGGTGAAGTCAGCCTAGTGCAGTCTTTTGTATCGGTCATGCTAAGTATTTCCTCGAGTCACGTGACACGTGCTGTTGGGGATTTGCGGGAGCATGTGAAAGAGGACTTAAAAAATGAAGTGAAACAGATCAAAAGGAAATGTGTGAGAG GATTGGGTCGATGGTTGCTGGCTGGCTTTATCTTTGCTGTTTTATTGGCCGTTTTACTGTATCAGTTATTTGCTCCTGGTAGTGAGCTGCGATACTACAGGTGTCGTCAAGGCAGCATCAAAGGAAGTGAAATGTGGTTTACCTTCACAACTCATGATGTGCAG ATTCCTCGCGTTCACGGCATCGAATTTACTTTCGAAAAACTCAAGGAAAAAATGGACTTAACCTTTGGCGAAATGAAGTTCACAG ATGCGCATTACTATCTGAATCTAGACCGATGTGCCTATGGTGGAATTCGACTGGTGGGTTCACCAATTGATGGAAAAGAAATGGTCCGAGGAGCAGAAATACTGGCTGTAAATCATAACTGTACGATCGTTTATTATCATTCGAAGAAATGGACACCTTACAAAAGCGGTCGAGACATCGTTTGCAAATTCCATACTTGA